ttaaaTGTCGGACCAGAAACTGGAAGTCCTGctaaatttattctaaaagctAAATGTATTTACCATAAATGGAAAACCAGTGTCCCTTGACATAAATAGAAGggagttgtaaaaaaaaaaatacaatggaaacaaaaatacaaatggaaacaaaacaataaattatcTTTGTTTACATGGGAGATGAGCAAATGTCTGAAAGGTGTTAGAGACCAAACAGAGACTTTCTCTCTAATGTtatcagaagaaggaaaagagtaaAGGTAACAACTGCTTCCGAATGGAATTCAGTGTTACTGAAAGTCCCTTCCCAGCACCTTCTAAAATGCTCTCTGTCTCACATGACCTACAGGAGAAAAATCTAAATTCCTTACCTCAGTAAAAGGCATGTCAGACTCTGGACCCTTGTTAATCTACTAGGCTCTTTCCTACCACGTTCTGCCAGGCACTAAAAACTCTGGCCATAAATTGATTTACCCTGCCAGTTTACTTCCaagttatttatctgttttagaAATAAGTAAACGATGATGTAGTAAGTGTATAAACATGAACCAAATTAAATAATGCAATTTAAACTGCCCACCAATAATCTGTGCCTCTTGCTCCCAGCAGCATGGCTTACAAGGCTGCTGAGTGACTGActcgggggaggggaggggagaaatggagTGGGGCTAGGTCGTCCATGGCCTTGGGGAGCTGCTGGACCAGTCCTGGACCACACTCCTCCTCTGACATGAGGACAATCACATCCTTGGTGTGCATAGATTGTTGCTTAAATGATCTTTCCTGTTACTCGGTGCTGAACTCAATCTTGACTGATTTCCCAAATTCACCCGGAAAAGAAGTAactttacctatttatttatttacttttggctgcgctgtgaGGTTTGtggggatcttggttccctgaccaggaatccaacccatgccccctgcggtggaagcgtggagtcctaaccactggaccaccagggaattcccaagaagtaAATTTAAACACATCGAAATAAGGTGTAAGAAATCGAATGGTctccaaaaaataaatcagatactTCTGCAttaataaaatttcctttctcataGATCTATAAACCTTTTAGTGGGTGCATATAAAAATGTATCcacggggctcccctggtggcgcagtggttgagaatccgcctgccgatgcaggggacgcgggttcgcgccccggtccgggaagatcccacatgccgcggagcagctgggcccgtgagccatggccgctgagcctgcgtgtccggagcctgcgctccgcaatgggagaggccacaacagtgagaggcccgcgtaccgaaaaaaaaaatatgtatccaCGAAATCAAGTTCACGGCGGGAGTGGGGTGTGTCATCTGCCTAGTTACTGCTGTGCCCTCCACGGGGTATGCTGGTGGTGAGGAGGCTGTCAGCCATCCAGTGACTGCCGTGAGGTTCATTCTGTGTGTCAGCCTTCCTGTGGCTCTGCAGCAGGGACACGGGATGTGAGAGGTACGAGGCATCTAGGTGCATTTGGAATCTGTGAGATCCAGGATGTCTCTTTCGGGGCATATGGACTTTGATCTGTCCCCACCTTTGCACAGACTCATCCACAGGCGTGCACTGCCTTCAAAGGCTGGCCCCCCTAGCTGGGCAAAGCTCCCTCCCACTAGACTCTTAGGACATGCTCAGCTGTCACCACCTGCAGGTAGTCCTCCTGGGCTCCTCCTGGGTTCTCCTGCTGTGGGCTGGCAAAGAGTCTGGCACAGAGGAGTGCTGACCGACGTCCCCACCCAGCCCCTACATGCCCCGCGTAGGGAGAGGGCAGTAGTGCCACTGTCAGAGAGAACCAGAGAACATCACCTAGGGAATGGTGGGGGTGAGGATTCTGATCAGATATCCAGGGcggggattctggctaaagggACTCGACAGGATTTCTGCTAAAACTGGGCAATGCAAAGATAGACACGGGAGCCCCAAAGTGGAGGCCTAACTGAGGTGAGGCTCAGACTAAAAGTTTGGTGTgggagagagtctttgtcacaCCCGGCTCATGCCTCATCTCTCTGCAGTCCAGACCCCGCCCCTGCCTGTTGCCTTCTGCCCTGGACTTGAACCTCTGCCCCTGTTTGGTGgacatttttgtcatttctgtCTGCACCCAGGCTGGGAGGGAGCTGTCTGCTCTTCCTTTCTGCCCTCTGGCAGTCCCCTGCCTGTCCTGTCCCCAGACCTGGCACAACCACTCtctgccagcctgccctgcacTGCTGGGAGGGAGGCTAGGATGGACTCGGGGCCCCGGGCAGGGGCAGGCAtctgagggaggggctggggcagggaggggctcccTCCAGAAGGACAATGGGCAGAATTCTTCACAATAGTGCCAAGGATCACAGAACCAGGAGGTTTTCCCAAAGTGATCAGGTTTCCCCCCATCAGCAATTCCCATTTCCACAGCTTAACTCTGTCACCTTgtgctacagactgaatgtttgtgtctgcTTCCTGCTCCCCTCACCCCTCAAATTCACACATTGAAGCCTAATCCCCAACGTGATGGTATTAGGACGCGGGGACTGTGGGatgtgattagatcatgagggtgcaGCCCTCGTGAAGGATATTAGTGCCCTTAGAAAAGGGACCTCCAGAGACATCCCTCACCCTTTCCACCGTGTGAGGACTCAGTGAGAATGCTCCggttatgaaccaggaagagggttctcaccagacaatGCGTcaatgccttgatcttggacttcccaacctccagaactgtgagaaataaatgtttaagccacccagtccatggtaactttgttatagcagcccaaatggactaagacacttTGTTACCTTGAAGCCTTGTCATTTTCCACATGGGTTACCTCAACGGCCTTTGGACAGCACCCTGCATCCCATCTGGACCCCTGCTATTCCCCCCCGCCGCCATCCATCTTGGTAAGTGACAACCCACCCCTACCTGATGCCATTGCTGGCTGCCTGCTGCTGTGGTGCCCCCACTGAGATGTGAGGCCACAGACATGGGAtggccccaccccctccccacacttgCCCCAAGCGCCTCACCTACAGGCTCTTGCTCAGGCCAGGTCTCCCCTGCCCCACTGCATCCCAGTCTCTGGCCATCTTTCAGGTGTGGAGGAAATGCCACCTGTCTCATGAAGGTGTGGGGACCTCCTCACTGCAGCTCCCCTCAGCTCCTGGCCCATGGCTCTCACAGTTGGGACCTCAGGACTTGCCCTCCTCTGGGCATGGAGGCCCTTCACCCCAGACCAGCCCAGGTGGCAGATGCAGGAGGAGCTCACGCTAAGGCCAGCCCTTCCCCCTGCTGCTTCCCCGCTGCCCAGCCCACCTCCACCAGCCCCTTTTCCAGAACTCCGACTAACAGGTTAGTGCTGGCCAGGCCAAGCGGCAACGTCCAGTTtgggtctctctttttcttggtcttGCTGCTTCTTGCTCTCTCGGGCTACAGGCCCTGGCGGGCCCTGTCCCTGGGACACACTGCGAACCACCCCTCTCCTCTCGTCTTCTGGCTCAGAAGCAGCTGGTGCGGGGTGGACCAGCCCGGATACAGGcccacccaccctccctttctccccaggCAGCCTCGTGTTGGCAGAAGTCTCGAGTGGGCCTGGGTCCCTTCTTCTGATGGTCCTTGTGTTTCTGGTCCATCAGCTGCCCCTCACAGAGCCAGGCAATTGGAAGGACTGGGGCACATCTAGTTAGCCCGTCATGTCCAAAAATGGCATCAAACCCCTACTCCATTTCCAATCATCCACAACATGGAATACTGATGCcttgatttcatttataattgttttcaaaGGGCTCTCTATCGCTGCCAGGCAGGATCGTGTATATCTGAGTTCTGAGAGACCCCACGGTAAATTCAGATGGCCCTAAGTGGGTCTCCCTGTGGGTGGCGCTGGAGCATTAGCTGAGTCTGGACTCACGAGTTGGGTCACCAGGTTCTCCTGGGAACGCAGTGAGTCCTGCGGGCCTTCTCGATACTTCTCTTCCTGGTCCCACCCCTCCTAAcctctctctcccatccccttTCACGCCTCAACCTGCAGCCCTTCTGCCCCCATCAGGTTCTCACACGTTTCTACACACGATCCTTAGGGCCTGGTGAGCCACGGGGCCCCCCTGGAGTAAGCACAGGGTCCAAAGCTCATCGGGTGTGCAATGCATATGGGCTGAGTGTAAACATGTGGACACACGCCCAGATCAAGAATTCCTGTTGAGAATGAAGGAGAAGCAGGGATAGGGCTGCTGGCCTCAGAGGGAGTGAAGGATGCCGTTGAGAACCTGAGAACCCACAGGAAGGGGTGGCCAGAGACGGCCAGTGGCCAGGACTTGTTGAGATTCATAAAACCCAAGCAGCGGGGTCACGTGGTGCCTTCTGGAACATCACTGCGAGATGGActaaaggggggaggggaggaggagcgtCAAGGCTGGAACCTGGGTCTCTGCTGTCCAGGAGCCCTGTGAAGATAGGCCCTCCTGGCAGGGTCCTGCCCCATGGTCTGTGCCTACAGGCACCTGGGGGCAGccagccctgacccctggcaGCTCTGGACTTAGGTGGCTGGAAGAGCCAAGGCCAGGTGACTTCGGGTCATGAGAGGACCAAGCGTGGCCCATTTGGGACAGCCCAGCACTGCCCTGAGTAGGCACAAACGTGACGTCGGGcccgggggaggggtggggggcgggtcaTCTGCAGAGGCCCAGCCAGCCCAAGGCCGTTGGTAAGGCCCACACATCCAATCCAGGTCCAGTGGAGAACAGGCCTGGAAGGAACAGGGTCAGGTGGGGTCACAAGAGTGGGGAATTACATTTATTTGATTCTGAAATAAACACAGATACTAAGGACCCTATCAAGTGGTTTAGGTCTTATTCTCACAGAACAGTGGGCGGGCTACCTGGGCACACCCGGCTCCTGTAGCCGCAGCCGcgcggggcaggggaggggtggaagTTGACCTCTGACCTGGGACACACTGAACACAGTGGGCTGTGTGGTCACATCACTCAGTGTCCTGGACAGGACGAGCTTTGGGGACTCTGCCTGTCacaaggcaggaggaaggagaggctcTGAGGGGTCTTGGGGAGGAGACcctcagagagggaaggaaaccGAAGCGCCTAGGGTGGCAGCCTCCGCTCAGCCTCTAGAGGATGGCGGTCAGCTGAGGGCAGAGACTCGGGCAGGGACAGGGAGGGCGGGGCCTGCTGAGCGGGCAGGGTCTGGTGGACTCCAAGCCTGTGAAAATCTGCAGACACAAGGGGAAGCAATCGGGTCTCAGGTTAGGGATCAGGTGGGAACAGGCCAAGAGGACATCTGAGGAGATGCTGGGGCACTGTGGGCTCCCTGCCTGACAAGCTGGAGGGTTCTAAGGCAGGGATGAGCTGTTGGTTCTCTGTTTTACCTGCCCCGTCCCCCATTCGTTTTCTCCCTGGCTCTGGGCCCCGACTCTGACTGCATCCCCtgggctcccctgccccccatgTTAGGAGTGGATTTGACCAGTGGGCAGCACAggcagggtggagaggggaggaCAGGGCTGGCAGAGTCTCACGTCAATCTCAGCTCCCACCTGGTGAGCCGTCTCCACGGCTCCAGCCCTCTGCAGGCCCAAGAAcatccttccctgccccaccccttcaGGTCCAGGTGGCAGACTCTGGTGCCTCCATTCCTGTTGCTCCCCTTTACCTGGCCTCTGCTGCTCTTGTGAGTTATCTCACCTTCGGATCTTCTCATTGGAACCACCTGGGgtgaagggtggggagggggtccaGGGTTCCAAAGCATAGAGGACCACAGGAAGAGAGGGGGGTGCCACATAGAAGTGGGCCTACAGAAGGGCCGGGGGGACAGTGGGCATGAAGCATCTCAAAGCCGAGGCTCATCCACAGGGGCTGGTCACTTCTCaggtccctgaccagggcccTGCAAACCACAGGCTCTACATTGGCAGAACTTCtgattttttccatcttttaatgAGAGACCCTCAATTTTTAAGTGTTAGTTATtcattctaaaacatttttaaaacaccagGGGCCAAACAAAAAGCGTGAGGAGCTGGATGCAGCTGGAGGCCGCAGAGCAGGTGCTTTGGGCTGGGGAAGGCAAGGCTTGGGAGGGGGGCTGCAGGCAGGGTGAGTCCTCAGTGGGCCTGAGCAGCTCCCCAGCCAGGTGCTGAGGTTCTGGGAGGGAGAAGCTGTTACTTCAGGTAGGTGTGACCCCTCCGCGAGCCCGGTCAGACTATGATGCTGATGGCCTGCCTTGAGGCGCGGGGTCACGAGTGAAAATATAAGGATAATGGTACCCATGGGGTAGGAGCTGGGGAAGCAGCAGGGCCCAACCTCCGTGGGTGCAAGAGCTCACCGGCAGACCCCAGCTGCGGCCCCTGGGGGGCGGAGGCAGGTAGGTTTGGGGAGGGCTGCAGGCGTCCCCAGAGTCCACCAACCTCACCTTCTCACACCTCCTTGGGCCGCCAtctgtccttcctgcctcctgctgGGGGAACGCTTCCCTTCCCAGAGGCAGGCGCTCCCCATGGATCACTTGTAAAGCCTCCAGATCTGAGGCCCTTATTGCATTCATCCAGCTACCCTGGCCCACCGGCCCCCTCAGTCCTTGTCCTGGTCCGTTCTGGGaacccccctccccgccccccatgtTTACCCAGCGTTGGCCCTGCACGAACTGTAGACGTCCGGCCCACCTGCTCCAGTACTGCGGGCCCATCACCAGCAGGGATCACCCCCCGCCCCTGCCGGGGTCTGAGGGCACACGGGCCCTCATAGGGGTCATCGCCTCCCTCCACCGTCGTGGGGCCCGGGGAGGGTCCCGAGGCCCGGGTGGACCTGGCCGGGTCTGGCGCTCGGTAGCGCCCCCTGGATCATGTTTGCATGAGGAAGACGAGAGGGTTTTGGGGAGCGGGCGGACCTCCCGGGCATCTCTaggggcagggcggggccggggtccCCAGAGGTGGGGTCGGACCCTGGGGCGGCGCGGGGCGAGCCAGGGTCCCCAAGGCGCGGGACGCAGTGCACACGAGCGCGGGGACCCAGGTCCGCGGACGCCCTCGCACCACGGCCGCTTCCTTTCCCCCCACGCACGCCCCCTCAGAGGCCGAGCTGGACCCCGCGTGACCGGAAGTGCCCCCCCGTGGGCACCGGCGGGGCGGAGCCCGGTGGCGGCACTTCCGGTGCCCACGCGCCGCCGCCGCGCAGCTCCGGGGCCGTCACTTTGTGTAGCGCGGGGCGCGcaggccccggcccggccccggtGTCCGGCGGCGGCTCGGCGGCCGGCGCGCGCGGTGAGTGGGCGGCGCGGCGAGTGGGTGGCGAGGCCGGCGGGAGGCGGGCGCTGGCGGCAGGTGCCGGCGGGCCAGGCGCGGGCGTGGGGTCGGGGTCGCGCCGCCCCTTGACGCCGGCGCGGGAGGCCGCGGGGAGGCAGCGGCGCGCAGCGGGGCGGGCCGGTCCGGGTCGGGCCTGGGTCTGGGGGGGGCCCGAGCGGCGCTCTGGCCTGGCCTTCCGCGGCCGCGCCCACGCTCGCCGCGGCCCGTGGACCCCCGCCCGGGCCTGCGCGAAGGAGGCGGGCCCTGACCCCCAGGGCCGGTCCGGGCAGGCAGCGCGGAGTAGGCGGGCTGGGAGGACACACACCCACGACCCCTGGGAGGTGCCCGCCGCCGTCTCGGCCAGAGGGGCGGGGGTTGGGCCGCGGCCGCCCCCGGGGACACACCCATCCAGGAGGGGCTGTCACGGCCCTGACCTGGCTTCTGAGGGAGGCGGAGGCCCGATAAGCCCCCTGGAGGGATGGAGATGGCTTGGCGCCCCCGCGAGCTTGCTTAGTGACCTTGGGGGCCTTGCCTGGGTCCTCCCTCTGCAAATGGAGGCCCCGGTGGGCTGCTGTGCTGAGTCTTCTACCGCCAGTAGGCGGGTTGGGGAACTCATTTCTGGGGTTGGATGGGGTCTGGGCTGCCCCGTGTGGCcggagaggtgggagagggactGGCCTTTGGTGGAGGACCcagggggcagggggaaggggaggtgtgcAGGATCAGGTCCCTAGCTGTGCCTGTGTGGGGAGACCCTGGTACTGGGTTTGGTTCAACAAGTGTTGGCAGGTTTGGGGAGCTGGCCAGCAAGGCGAGGGGCTGCCCTCGGGCAGCAGGGTTGGCCCCGTGGATACACCTGCACCAGGAGCAAACCCAGGAGAGCAGGGGAGCTCAAATCCGTGGACAAACAGTGAGGATCCTGGTAGTCAGGGAAGGAAAGTTTCTGGGCGGAGACGAAAGCCTGGAAGGCCTTGAGTAACAGGTGTGGTCAGCGAGGCCACCAGACGGAAGGAAGGGGCCTAGATCTACCTGTACCCACACATTTCTTCTACTTCTCTATGTAGGTTTCCTGGATATGGGACTTCAGTGGAGAGCTGCTGAAAGTTTTCTAAGTTTGCCTCTTTCTGTCTGTGTGGTCCTTCTACCGGAGGCAGGCATCTCCTTaaccgcccctccccgccccctgcgcCCCATGCTAAATTCTGCAGCAGCACTGTATCCTAGAGTgcagccccgccccagcccccatGGAAATAATGGTCTGGGATGACCTGAAGGGTTATCATGATCAGGTTGCTTACCTGACTTTCTGTGGCATCCTGAGCTGGATGCCAGAAGTGAGTTTCTggtaggctggcaggctggaaagaagaaaggagagtgcGTGGGTCTGGGGGTATGCCCAGCACACATCTGTCCTGGGGAGGCATAAGGGGCATCTGCCACCCAAGTTACTGAGGCCCGTTTCTCAGAACCATTCTGTTCTGGATGCTGGGTCAGAGTTTATGGGGCGTCTGGCTGTGGTAGGCCCCATCCCATCTGCAGGGTGACTGACCCACCCCCATGACCACTGGGTCTTTCCCTCCTCTGGTCAGCAGCAGGTGCATCTCTTGGGAGAAAAGACCTCAGGTCGTAACCTCTTTAGAGGCAGAGACTCTCCAGTGGGTTCTAGTCTGAAGGACCCTCAACAGCAGTCATCCTGTTCTGGAACATGACAGTGGGGCCAGAATACTGAGTTTTGAAAATCTCATGTTCGTCACGTTGACTGCAgactttagaatcatttttttctttcttcttttctttttttaatatttatttatttatttggctgcacagggtcttagttgtggcacatgggttgcggcaagtgggatccaGTTCGCCGAACAGGGActgagcccaggccccctgcgctgggagcgtggagtcttaaccgctcgactgccagggaagtccctagcgtCATTTTATCAATAAATACGTGAGTGCTCACTCTGTGTCTGGCACAAGGAGTTTCAGAGATGAacaaaggggggcttccctggtggcgcagtggttgagagtccgcctgccgatgcaggggacacgggttcgtgccccggtccgggaagatcccacgtgccgcggagcggctgggcccgtgagccacggccgctgggcctgcgcgtccggagcctgtgctccgcagggggaggggccaaacagtgagaggcccgcgcgtaccgcaaaaaaaaaaaaagagatgaacaaagGGAACTTCTGCCTTCTTGGAGTTGAGTGTGTATTTGGGGAGACAGGCAATA
This sequence is a window from Physeter macrocephalus isolate SW-GA unplaced genomic scaffold, ASM283717v5 random_1355, whole genome shotgun sequence. Protein-coding genes within it:
- the LOC112065637 gene encoding translation initiation factor IF-2-like, with product LPAYQKLTSGIQLRMPQKVRCIHGANPAARGQPLALLASSPNLPTLVEPNPARAGVHGPRRAWARPRKARPERRSGPPQTQARPGPARPAARRCLPAASRAGVKGRRDPDPTPAPGPPAPAASARLPPASPPTRRAAHSPRAPAAEPPPDTGAGPGPARPALHKVTAPELRGGGAWAPEVPPPGSAPPVPTGGHFRSRGVQLGL